The sequence CACGACGGCGTGCCAGGCAACAGAGCCGTTCCACGCTCTCCACCTGTTCACCGCAAGCACAGGCGGCGCACCGGAAGCAGACCGTTTCCACGCGCGCACGCAGCCGTAGCAGAAAGCACATCAGCGCCGGCAGTCGCGGGGTCTTCGACACCCCAACTGGCACCTGGGACCCGACGCTGCGACCCTCGACTCAGCAACTCGGAAACTCAGGAGCTGGGAGACAACGGCGCGCCGGCCTGGGTAGGCACACGAGGGAGGGACCCACCCGTGCAGGGTCTGGACGTCACTACCGAGTTCGTTCTCGACGACGCGTCGACGAGCGGTCGGGTCACCGTCCTCGTTGTCACCTGGCGTGCCTGCGACCCGTTGGCCGTCAGCCTCGCCCTCGTCTCCCGCCCGGACCACCCGGCCCTGCCGCAGGGCAACTGGGTAGCCCCCCGGGACTCGCTGCGCGCCGGCCTGGACGCACCGACCGGCGACGGCGACGTGCGTTTCACCCCCGCTCCCGGCAGCGCCGAGGTCACCCTTGAGCTGACCGACGGTGACCGCCACTCGACCGTCGTCCTGGAGGCCGAGTCCCTGCGCGCGTTCCTGGAGCGGACCGAGCGGCTCGTCCCGGCCGGCCAGGAGCACCCCGAGCGCGAACTCGACGCCGTCCTCGACGACCTGCTCCGCGCCTGACCCGCCCGCGGCGGCGAAGGCGGGTTGGATGACAGACACGACCGCCCAGGATGCGCACGAGGACCGTCGGCCGACGCCTCGCCGGGAGGGCGCCGGGTCCAGGCTCACCTGCCTGGGACCGTCCGCCGCCCCCGCCTTCGAGGCGGTGACCAGCGCTGCGGTGGTCGCGGTGACCGACGACGGCACGCTGCTGCTCGCGGACCTCGCCCGCGGCGTCGACCTGCCCGGCGGCCACGTCCAGCGCGGCGACGGCTCGCCCGAGCAGACCGCCCGCCGGGAGACGTGGGAGGAGGTCAGGGCCGAGCTGGCCGATCTCCTCCTCGTCGAGGTCGTCGAGTCGGACTACTTCGGACCGGACGACCTCACCTACATGCTCATCTACGCGGCCCGGGTACTGAGCCTCCAGCCCTGGACAGGCGGCCACGAGTCAGCCGGGCGTGTCCTGCTGCCTCCCGCCGACTTCCTGGCCCGCTACCAGGGAACGCACCCGGACCTCATGCGCCACCTCGTCACCACCGCCCTCGCCGCGCTGGCGGCCAGCTAGCCGTCGGGGGTGGCGGGTCAGCCGTGCCCGCAGCAGAACGTCGCCCCCATGGGGACCTGGTGATAGACGGCGAAGTAGTCGCTGCGCTGCTCCGGCGGGAGGAAGCCGACGCCCGTCGGGA is a genomic window of Pseudofrankia inefficax containing:
- a CDS encoding SsgA family sporulation/cell division regulator; this encodes MQGLDVTTEFVLDDASTSGRVTVLVVTWRACDPLAVSLALVSRPDHPALPQGNWVAPRDSLRAGLDAPTGDGDVRFTPAPGSAEVTLELTDGDRHSTVVLEAESLRAFLERTERLVPAGQEHPERELDAVLDDLLRA
- a CDS encoding NUDIX hydrolase, translated to MTDTTAQDAHEDRRPTPRREGAGSRLTCLGPSAAPAFEAVTSAAVVAVTDDGTLLLADLARGVDLPGGHVQRGDGSPEQTARRETWEEVRAELADLLLVEVVESDYFGPDDLTYMLIYAARVLSLQPWTGGHESAGRVLLPPADFLARYQGTHPDLMRHLVTTALAALAAS